In Archangium violaceum, the following are encoded in one genomic region:
- a CDS encoding efflux RND transporter permease subunit, translating into MIRAIIRFSAENKYLVIAATVVALLGAWWTMRNTPLDALPDLSDTQVIVYGRWDRSPDIIEDQVTYPITTALLGAPKVKAVRGFSDFGFSYVYVIFEDGTDMYWARTRVLEYLSKITSQLPQDVKVELGPDATSVGWVFQYALVDRSGKHRLDELRSYQDWFLRYAIQSVPGVSEVATVGGQVRQYQVTVNPNTLASYGLSLDAVVRAVRQGNNDVGGRLVEVAGREYMVRGRGYVKSVEDIEKLVLKAQGGTPVTIKDVASVTLGPELRRGVADLDGEGDVVGGIVVMRQGENALNVIERVKAKLEELKPSLPEGVEIVTTYDRSDLIERAIDTVTHKLVEEILIVSLIILIFLWHVPSAIVPIVTIPVSVALAFIPMYAMGLNANLMSLAGIAISIGVLVDGAIVEVENAYNKIHHWMKDGKKGDFHQVRLEALMEVGPGVFFSLLVIAVAFMPIFTLVDQEGRLFRPLAYSKNLAMAIAALLAITLDPAMRMLFARVEPFHFRPRFLAWAATQAFVGRYYSEERHPISRLMHRLYEGPCRFVLRHAKATLAVSAVLVATTIPLYLQLGSEFMPPLNEGTILYMPSAVEPGMSVTEAQRVLQVQDKLLMQFPEVERVFGKAGRANTSTDPAPFTMMETTVLLRPESQWREVPRWYSGWAPEWLKGMLRPFWRDRITQAELESKMNAALQLPGISNAWTMPIKGRLDMLSTGIRTPVGIKIMGADLTTVERIARETEAVMARVEGTRSAFAERVAGGYFLDFVLKRGELARYGLSVDDANMMVMTAVGGDNQSTTVEGRERYGINVRYARDYREDLQSLKRVLLPLPDGKGQIPMEAIADVVLAHGPSMIRNENGMLTGYVYVDFDTSKYDVGGFVERAKEAVAAGVKVPAGYSMTWSGQYENMLRVRERLQLVIPLTLVLIFGLLYMNTKSAFKAGLVMLAVPFSAIGAVWLLWALDYNISIAVWVGMIALMGLDAETGAFMLLFLDLSHDEAKKRGMLRTEGDLVEAIVHGAVKRVRPKAMTVMAAMLGLLPIMWSTGTGADVMKRIAAPMVGGLATSFLLELLVYPAVYFLWKRREVVPGPALPEPSVPV; encoded by the coding sequence ATGATTCGCGCCATCATCCGCTTCTCGGCGGAGAACAAGTACCTCGTCATCGCGGCCACGGTGGTAGCGCTCCTCGGCGCCTGGTGGACGATGCGGAACACGCCGCTGGACGCGCTGCCGGACCTGTCCGACACGCAGGTCATCGTCTACGGGCGGTGGGACCGCAGCCCCGACATCATCGAGGACCAGGTCACCTATCCCATCACCACCGCGCTGCTGGGCGCCCCGAAGGTCAAGGCGGTCCGAGGCTTCAGCGACTTCGGCTTCAGCTACGTGTACGTCATCTTCGAGGATGGCACGGACATGTACTGGGCGCGCACGCGGGTGCTCGAGTACCTGTCGAAGATAACGTCCCAGCTGCCGCAGGACGTGAAGGTGGAGCTGGGCCCGGACGCCACCAGCGTGGGGTGGGTGTTCCAGTACGCGCTGGTGGACAGGAGCGGCAAGCACCGGCTGGACGAGCTGCGCTCCTACCAGGACTGGTTCCTGCGCTATGCCATCCAGAGCGTGCCGGGCGTGTCCGAGGTGGCGACCGTGGGCGGCCAGGTGCGCCAGTACCAGGTGACGGTCAACCCCAACACGCTGGCCAGCTACGGGCTGTCGCTGGACGCGGTGGTGCGCGCGGTTCGCCAGGGCAACAATGACGTGGGGGGACGGTTGGTGGAGGTGGCCGGGCGCGAGTACATGGTCCGCGGCCGTGGCTACGTGAAGAGCGTGGAGGACATCGAGAAGCTCGTCCTGAAGGCCCAGGGAGGCACGCCCGTCACCATCAAGGACGTGGCCAGCGTGACGCTGGGTCCCGAGCTGCGCCGGGGCGTGGCGGACCTGGACGGGGAAGGGGACGTGGTGGGCGGCATCGTGGTGATGCGCCAGGGGGAGAACGCACTCAACGTCATCGAGCGCGTGAAGGCGAAGCTCGAGGAGCTGAAACCCTCGCTGCCCGAGGGCGTGGAGATCGTCACCACCTACGACCGCTCGGACCTCATCGAGCGCGCCATCGACACGGTGACGCACAAGCTGGTGGAGGAGATCCTCATCGTCTCCCTCATCATCCTCATCTTCCTGTGGCACGTGCCTTCCGCCATCGTGCCCATCGTCACCATTCCAGTGTCGGTGGCGCTGGCCTTCATCCCCATGTACGCGATGGGGCTGAACGCCAACCTCATGTCGCTGGCCGGCATCGCCATCTCCATCGGCGTGCTGGTGGACGGAGCCATCGTCGAGGTGGAGAACGCGTACAACAAGATCCACCACTGGATGAAGGACGGCAAGAAGGGCGACTTCCACCAGGTGCGCCTGGAGGCGCTGATGGAGGTGGGGCCGGGCGTCTTCTTCAGCCTGCTCGTCATCGCCGTGGCCTTCATGCCCATCTTCACGCTGGTGGACCAGGAGGGCCGTCTCTTCCGGCCGCTGGCGTATTCGAAGAACCTCGCCATGGCGATCGCCGCGCTGCTGGCGATCACCCTCGACCCGGCCATGCGGATGCTCTTCGCACGCGTGGAGCCCTTCCACTTCCGCCCGAGGTTCCTGGCGTGGGCGGCGACGCAGGCCTTCGTGGGCAGGTATTACTCGGAGGAGCGGCACCCCATCAGCCGGCTGATGCACCGGCTCTACGAGGGCCCCTGCCGCTTCGTCCTGCGGCACGCGAAGGCCACCCTGGCGGTGAGCGCGGTGCTGGTGGCGACCACCATTCCCCTGTACCTGCAGCTGGGCAGCGAGTTCATGCCTCCGCTCAACGAGGGCACCATCCTCTACATGCCCTCGGCGGTGGAGCCCGGCATGTCCGTGACGGAGGCGCAGCGCGTGCTGCAGGTGCAGGACAAGCTGCTCATGCAGTTCCCCGAGGTGGAGCGCGTCTTCGGCAAGGCGGGCCGCGCCAACACCTCCACGGACCCCGCCCCGTTCACCATGATGGAGACGACGGTGCTGCTGCGCCCCGAGTCCCAGTGGCGCGAAGTGCCACGCTGGTACAGCGGCTGGGCGCCCGAGTGGCTGAAGGGGATGCTGCGCCCCTTCTGGCGGGACCGCATCACCCAGGCGGAGCTGGAGTCGAAGATGAACGCCGCGCTCCAGCTGCCGGGCATCTCCAACGCCTGGACCATGCCCATCAAGGGCCGGCTGGACATGCTGTCCACGGGCATCCGCACGCCGGTGGGCATCAAGATCATGGGAGCGGACCTGACCACCGTGGAGCGGATCGCCCGCGAGACGGAGGCCGTGATGGCCCGGGTGGAGGGCACCCGCAGCGCGTTCGCCGAGCGCGTGGCGGGAGGCTACTTCCTGGACTTCGTGCTCAAGCGAGGCGAGCTCGCCCGCTACGGCCTGAGCGTGGATGACGCGAACATGATGGTGATGACCGCGGTGGGGGGCGACAACCAGTCCACCACCGTGGAGGGCCGCGAGCGCTACGGCATCAACGTGCGCTACGCGCGTGACTACCGCGAGGACCTCCAGTCGCTGAAGCGCGTGTTGCTGCCGCTTCCGGACGGCAAGGGCCAGATTCCCATGGAGGCCATCGCGGACGTGGTGCTCGCGCATGGCCCCTCGATGATTCGCAACGAGAACGGGATGCTCACCGGCTACGTCTACGTGGACTTCGACACGTCGAAGTACGACGTGGGCGGCTTCGTGGAGCGCGCGAAGGAGGCGGTGGCCGCGGGCGTGAAGGTGCCGGCCGGCTACTCCATGACGTGGAGCGGCCAGTACGAGAACATGCTGCGCGTCAGGGAGCGGCTCCAGCTCGTCATCCCGCTCACGCTCGTGCTCATCTTCGGGCTGCTGTACATGAACACCAAGTCTGCCTTCAAGGCGGGCCTGGTGATGCTGGCGGTGCCCTTCTCGGCCATTGGGGCGGTGTGGCTGCTGTGGGCGCTCGACTACAACATCTCCATCGCGGTGTGGGTGGGGATGATCGCGCTGATGGGCCTGGACGCGGAGACCGGCGCCTTCATGCTGCTCTTCCTGGACCTGTCCCACGACGAGGCGAAGAAGCGCGGGATGCTGCGCACGGAAGGGGACCTGGTGGAGGCCATCGTGCACGGTGCCGTGAAGCGCGTACGGCCCAAGGCGATGACGGTCATGGCGGCGATGTTGGGCCTGCTCCCCATCATGTGGTCCACCGGAACGGGCGCGGACGTCATGAAGCGCATCGCGGCACCCATGGTGGGCGGCCTGGCCACCAGCTTCCTGTTGGAGCTGCTCGTCTACCCGGCGGTCTATTTCCTGTGGAAGCGCCGCGAGGTGGTGCCGGGTCCCGCGCTCCCCGAACCGAGCGTCCCGGTGTGA
- a CDS encoding OsmC family protein: MSIDSQTEQSGTFRQVIHVGSHTFHADVPPSMGGQASAPGPHDYFDASLAACKALTATWYAKKHGIALERVEAHVERDDSRERQGTYSLRVKLAFHGALSQEEKQRLHAAVAQCPIHKLMTTTTVEIVTEPLEAV; encoded by the coding sequence ATGTCCATCGATTCCCAGACCGAGCAGAGCGGCACGTTCCGGCAGGTCATCCACGTCGGCTCCCACACCTTCCACGCCGACGTCCCCCCTTCGATGGGCGGCCAGGCCTCCGCTCCGGGACCCCATGACTACTTCGATGCCTCCCTGGCGGCGTGCAAGGCGCTCACGGCCACCTGGTACGCGAAGAAGCACGGCATCGCCCTGGAGCGCGTCGAGGCCCACGTGGAGCGCGACGACTCGCGCGAGCGCCAGGGCACCTACTCGCTCCGGGTGAAGCTCGCGTTCCACGGCGCGCTGTCCCAGGAAGAGAAGCAGAGGCTCCACGCCGCCGTCGCGCAGTGCCCCATCCACAAGCTGATGACCACGACGACCGTGGAGATCGTCACGGAGCCGCTCGAGGCGGTTTGA
- a CDS encoding LysR family transcriptional regulator translates to MDLNELLVFARVVQAGSFTEAARGLQMPKSTVSRKVSELEERVGAQLLQRTTRKLHLTEVGRAYYEHCARIVAEAEAAEQSVTRMQAVPHGLLRVTAPLTFSHLGPLVAEFMKSYPEVQLDLVCTDRTVDLVGEGFDLAIRAGRLADSSFIARRLGVIERLVVAAPSYIKARGAPRSPKELEKHDCLLFGAGREGNVWSLSAGSRSVEVQVRARFVVNEPDMLRAVTLAGAGVALLPNIHCSSDIAAGRLQRILPDWGSSGAPVHVVYPSARHHSPKVMAFVDFLRERWPAPSPE, encoded by the coding sequence ATGGACCTCAACGAGCTCCTGGTCTTCGCCAGGGTGGTGCAGGCTGGCAGCTTCACGGAGGCGGCGCGGGGGCTCCAGATGCCCAAGTCCACCGTCAGCCGGAAGGTGTCCGAGCTCGAGGAGCGTGTTGGCGCGCAACTGCTGCAGCGCACGACGCGCAAGCTGCACCTCACGGAGGTGGGCCGGGCCTACTACGAGCACTGTGCCCGCATCGTGGCCGAGGCGGAGGCCGCCGAGCAGTCCGTCACTCGCATGCAGGCCGTGCCCCATGGGCTGCTGCGCGTGACGGCCCCCCTGACCTTCAGCCACCTGGGGCCGCTCGTCGCGGAGTTCATGAAGAGCTACCCCGAGGTGCAGCTCGATCTGGTGTGCACGGATCGCACGGTCGACCTGGTGGGGGAGGGGTTCGACCTGGCCATTCGCGCGGGACGGCTCGCCGACTCGTCCTTCATCGCCCGGCGGCTGGGAGTCATCGAGCGGCTCGTCGTGGCGGCTCCGAGCTACATCAAGGCGCGGGGAGCGCCCAGGTCCCCGAAGGAGCTCGAGAAGCACGACTGCCTCCTCTTTGGCGCGGGGAGGGAGGGGAACGTCTGGAGCCTGAGTGCCGGGAGCCGGTCGGTCGAGGTCCAGGTCCGCGCCCGCTTCGTCGTGAACGAGCCGGACATGCTCCGCGCCGTGACGCTGGCGGGGGCCGGGGTCGCCCTCCTGCCCAACATCCACTGCTCCAGCGATATCGCCGCCGGACGCCTGCAACGCATCCTGCCGGACTGGGGGTCGTCGGGAGCACCGGTGCATGTGGTCTACCCGAGCGCCCGGCATCATTCACCCAAGGTGATGGCCTTCGTGGACTTCCTGCGGGAGCGCTGGCCCGCGCCTTCACCGGAATGA
- a CDS encoding pirin family protein yields the protein MSWDETRETHLPPGMETLIVTRTRDLGDGFEVRRALPSAQRRMVGPFIFLDQMGPAVFRSGHGLDVRPHPHIGLATVTYLFEGEILHRDSLGMVQPIRPGEVNWMTAGRGIVHSERTGPETRAAGGRLFGIQAWVALPKKHEETAPAFVHHATETMPFLEGEGVRMHVIAGSLHGKRSPVQTLSDMFYADAVLEAGAGLVIPAEHEERALYLAQGTVEIDGIEFSAGELLVFRPGSEIALQASEPARMMLLGGEPMDGPRYIYWNFVSSSKERLEEAKADWKAGRFAKVPQETEFIPLPEDPPAPVRYP from the coding sequence ATGAGCTGGGATGAAACGAGAGAGACACACCTCCCCCCCGGGATGGAGACGCTCATCGTCACCCGTACCCGGGACCTGGGTGATGGATTCGAGGTGCGTCGGGCGCTGCCCTCGGCCCAGCGCCGGATGGTGGGCCCCTTCATCTTCCTCGACCAGATGGGGCCCGCGGTGTTCCGCTCGGGCCATGGGCTCGACGTGCGGCCGCACCCCCACATCGGCCTGGCCACCGTGACCTACCTCTTCGAGGGGGAGATCCTCCACCGCGACAGTCTGGGCATGGTGCAACCCATCCGGCCCGGCGAGGTGAACTGGATGACGGCGGGGCGCGGCATCGTCCACTCCGAGCGCACGGGCCCCGAGACGCGGGCCGCGGGCGGGCGGCTCTTCGGCATCCAGGCCTGGGTGGCGCTCCCGAAGAAGCACGAGGAGACCGCGCCGGCCTTCGTCCACCATGCCACCGAGACGATGCCCTTCCTCGAGGGCGAGGGCGTGCGGATGCACGTCATCGCGGGCTCGCTCCACGGGAAGCGCTCGCCCGTCCAGACGCTCTCGGACATGTTCTACGCGGACGCGGTGCTGGAGGCGGGGGCGGGCCTGGTGATTCCGGCCGAGCACGAGGAGCGTGCGCTCTACCTCGCCCAGGGCACGGTGGAGATCGACGGCATCGAGTTCAGCGCGGGAGAGCTCCTCGTCTTCCGTCCTGGGAGTGAGATCGCCCTCCAGGCCTCCGAGCCGGCGCGCATGATGTTGCTCGGCGGCGAGCCGATGGACGGACCGCGCTACATCTACTGGAACTTCGTCTCGAGCTCGAAGGAGCGGCTGGAGGAGGCGAAGGCGGACTGGAAGGCCGGGCGCTTCGCCAAAGTGCCCCAGGAGACGGAGTTCATCCCGCTTCCCGAGGATCCCCCCGCCCCCGTGCGCTACCCGTAG
- a CDS encoding HU family DNA-binding protein: protein MAAKTKTATAKKAAASDRGPTKSELLVSIAEQTGLSKKQVTSVFDALGEQIQKSLGSRGPGKFVVPGLMKLKVVKKPATKARKGINPFTGQETTFKAKPARKVVKIQPLKALKDML, encoded by the coding sequence ATGGCCGCGAAGACGAAGACCGCCACCGCGAAGAAGGCTGCCGCCTCCGACAGGGGCCCGACCAAGTCCGAGCTGCTGGTGTCCATCGCCGAGCAGACCGGGTTGAGCAAGAAGCAGGTCACCTCCGTCTTCGACGCACTCGGCGAGCAGATCCAGAAGAGCCTGGGCAGCCGCGGCCCCGGCAAGTTCGTGGTCCCCGGCCTGATGAAGCTGAAGGTGGTGAAGAAGCCGGCCACCAAGGCGCGCAAGGGCATCAACCCCTTCACCGGCCAGGAGACGACGTTCAAGGCCAAGCCGGCTCGCAAGGTCGTGAAGATCCAGCCGCTCAAGGCCCTGAAGGACATGCTCTAG
- a CDS encoding P1 family peptidase, giving the protein MSPRALASLVLAVCCLLGMPGVSAAQSVPAKARARELGIPFGGQPGTLDAITDVPGVEVGHSTIVSGQGRLVVGKGPVRTGVTAVWPRGKAGTAPVFAATHALNGNGEMTGTHWVNESGLLYGPMLLTNTSSVGTVRDALIAWALKRGRSFELSLPVVAETYDGILNDIDGFHVKREHVFRALDGASPGPVAEGSVGGGTGMICHGFKGGIGTASRKLPEEQGGYTVGVLVQCNYGQRRLLTVAGVPVGEELPDLRACTTGDGAPSNPLITDMPRCSKQGASRQSFPEGMGSIIVVVATDAPLLPHQLGRLARRVPLGIAKMGGLGEDGSGDLFLAFSTQATLPPTPGPVAPVSTLDNERMNPLFEATVQATQEAILNAMLAADTMTGADGIRVFALPHDRLMEAMKKYGREGSDR; this is encoded by the coding sequence ATGAGTCCTCGCGCCCTTGCTTCTCTCGTGCTCGCGGTGTGCTGCCTCCTGGGAATGCCCGGTGTCTCCGCCGCTCAGTCCGTTCCAGCGAAGGCCCGTGCCCGGGAGCTGGGAATTCCCTTCGGGGGACAGCCAGGAACCCTCGACGCCATCACGGACGTGCCGGGGGTGGAGGTGGGTCACTCCACGATCGTCTCCGGTCAGGGGCGGCTCGTGGTGGGCAAGGGGCCGGTGCGCACGGGAGTCACCGCCGTGTGGCCTCGTGGGAAGGCGGGGACCGCGCCCGTGTTCGCGGCCACGCATGCCCTGAATGGCAATGGGGAGATGACGGGCACCCATTGGGTGAACGAGTCCGGGTTGCTCTATGGCCCCATGCTGCTCACCAACACCTCCAGCGTGGGCACGGTGCGCGACGCGCTCATCGCCTGGGCGCTGAAGCGAGGCCGGTCATTCGAGCTCAGCCTGCCCGTGGTGGCGGAGACCTACGACGGCATCCTGAACGACATCGACGGCTTCCATGTGAAGCGGGAGCACGTCTTCCGAGCACTCGATGGTGCGAGCCCGGGGCCCGTCGCGGAGGGCTCGGTGGGCGGTGGAACGGGGATGATCTGCCACGGCTTCAAGGGAGGCATTGGCACGGCCTCGCGCAAGCTCCCGGAGGAGCAGGGGGGTTATACGGTGGGTGTGCTCGTGCAGTGCAACTACGGCCAGCGCCGGCTCCTGACCGTGGCGGGCGTCCCGGTGGGCGAGGAGCTCCCGGACCTGCGAGCGTGCACGACGGGGGATGGGGCTCCGTCGAACCCTCTCATCACCGACATGCCCCGGTGCTCGAAGCAGGGGGCCTCCCGGCAGTCCTTCCCCGAGGGAATGGGCTCGATCATCGTGGTCGTGGCGACGGACGCGCCCCTGCTGCCGCACCAGCTCGGGCGGCTCGCCCGGCGCGTGCCGCTCGGTATCGCGAAGATGGGCGGGCTTGGGGAGGACGGCTCCGGAGATCTCTTCCTGGCCTTCTCGACCCAGGCCACGCTCCCGCCCACGCCGGGCCCGGTCGCCCCGGTCTCCACACTCGACAACGAGCGCATGAACCCGCTCTTCGAGGCCACCGTGCAGGCGACGCAGGAGGCCATCCTCAACGCGATGTTGGCCGCCGACACCATGACCGGCGCGGATGGGATCCGGGTCTTCGCCCTCCCGCATGACCGGTTGATGGAGGCCATGAAGAAGTACGGCCGCGAAGGTTCCGACAGATAG
- a CDS encoding acyltransferase family protein, whose amino-acid sequence MTQDASNTPKRFDGLDTLRAVAILLVFAYHYRVFVSGTPTFGWASTVGWTGVDLFFVLSGYLIGNQLFAGIAKGKTLSLKAFYIRRLLRTLPNYYVVLALYFALPTVMGGRPPPPLWRFLTFTQNLGLQPGTAFSHAWSLCIEEQFYLLLPLLILGALHFGGSLSKRAAWFALTSLILAGIALRGVLWFQYGQEPGGVDRGYYPNIYYSSFCRFDEFLPGVAIAMLKNFHPRLWERVIGWGRATLAAGVLATVGLFYLLANYYYIEGYGYGFAMTTFGYSLLACAFALLVVAALSPGSLLYRVRVPGAASLAAWSYAIYLSHKPLAHVARKQLEPWGLGEGSTVAIIAAVCLLGGWLLHRFVETPFMRLRDRHHPTNFHTAVGAGARQTSETLAGEPSR is encoded by the coding sequence ATGACTCAGGACGCCAGCAACACGCCCAAGCGGTTCGATGGGCTCGACACGCTGAGAGCGGTGGCCATCCTGCTGGTGTTCGCCTACCACTACAGGGTGTTCGTCAGCGGCACGCCGACCTTCGGTTGGGCCAGCACCGTGGGCTGGACAGGGGTGGACCTGTTCTTCGTGCTGAGCGGCTACCTCATCGGCAACCAGCTCTTCGCCGGCATCGCGAAGGGGAAGACGCTGTCGCTGAAGGCGTTCTACATCCGGCGGCTCCTGAGAACGCTGCCCAACTACTACGTGGTGCTGGCGCTGTATTTCGCGCTGCCCACGGTCATGGGCGGCAGGCCACCGCCGCCCTTGTGGCGCTTCCTGACCTTCACGCAGAACCTGGGGTTGCAGCCGGGGACGGCGTTCTCGCATGCCTGGTCGCTGTGCATCGAGGAGCAGTTCTATCTGTTGCTACCGCTGCTCATCCTCGGTGCGCTGCACTTCGGCGGTTCCCTGTCGAAGCGGGCCGCCTGGTTCGCGCTGACAAGCCTGATCCTCGCCGGCATCGCGCTCCGCGGAGTGCTGTGGTTCCAGTACGGACAGGAGCCGGGCGGTGTCGACCGGGGCTACTACCCGAACATCTACTACTCCTCGTTCTGCCGATTCGACGAGTTCCTGCCTGGCGTGGCCATCGCCATGCTGAAGAACTTCCATCCGCGCCTCTGGGAGCGGGTGATTGGATGGGGCCGTGCCACGCTGGCCGCCGGTGTGCTCGCCACCGTGGGCCTCTTCTACCTGCTCGCGAACTACTACTACATCGAGGGCTACGGTTATGGCTTCGCCATGACCACCTTCGGCTACTCGCTGCTGGCCTGCGCGTTCGCGCTGCTGGTCGTGGCCGCGCTGAGCCCGGGCTCTCTGCTGTACCGCGTGCGCGTGCCGGGCGCCGCCTCCCTCGCGGCGTGGTCGTATGCCATCTACCTGTCGCACAAGCCGCTCGCCCATGTCGCGCGAAAGCAATTGGAGCCCTGGGGCCTGGGGGAGGGTTCCACGGTGGCGATCATCGCGGCCGTCTGCCTGCTCGGAGGCTGGCTGCTGCATCGCTTCGTCGAGACGCCGTTCATGCGGCTGCGCGATCGCCATCATCCGACGAACTTCCACACAGCGGTAGGCGCGGGGGCCCGCCAGACCAGCGAGACGCTGGCCGGCGAGCCCTCGCGATAG
- a CDS encoding DUF4214 domain-containing protein, with protein MHLKTWSSWLISLGLTGSTAALAADSERAALAGVEAQVRALGGEKSVEADLLEIKFHDNQLIRLRNGAPTDLAGRGLRTSQASVLLKAVEGGRWMRSHDASEEALETLQAEGEKRTAEPQPDLNLYFRVRLPVGLDANRIAAAFLQLPEVEAVYRVPVPVEPPTAPDYYSVSTGSYQKYQDAAPAGIDGRYADTVAGARGTNVKICDVEYSFNGAHADLGTVTAVGPAGVDPFNNTNHGTAVAGVYGSLSNGEGTTGIAYNAQKLFAYANTASGYNVGAAVTTCAANINAGDVILIEQQISGPNGTGKYVPPEWYKPWYDAIKAAVAANKIVVETAGNGSQNLDDAIYSTGNNGHYPFLAANDSGAILVGAGKSPAWGSTARTPHDYSTYGSTVDLQGWGDSVTTTGYGDLYSTEGVNRWYTATFSGTSSSAPVVTGAVASIQGAARASGRGVLTPSTVLNLLSGTGTPQGSDPRHIGPLPDLRQALTTNPIDRSEFFVRQTYLDVLKREPDAGGLANNVSILQSCNGNATCLASNRVAIARNILESPENRQQDPDLNPASSGYNSAFVTHCYTNFLRRQPSASEVSFWLNILNTGGDYSAVVNGFITSTEYRQRFGMQ; from the coding sequence ATGCATCTCAAGACGTGGAGCTCGTGGCTCATCTCTCTCGGGCTGACGGGGAGCACCGCAGCGCTGGCGGCGGACTCGGAGCGGGCGGCGCTGGCGGGCGTCGAGGCTCAGGTCCGGGCACTGGGTGGCGAGAAGTCTGTCGAAGCGGATCTGTTGGAGATCAAATTTCATGACAACCAGCTCATCCGGTTGCGCAATGGCGCGCCCACGGACCTGGCGGGGCGCGGGCTGCGCACGTCCCAGGCCTCGGTGCTGCTGAAGGCGGTGGAGGGCGGCAGGTGGATGCGCTCTCACGATGCGTCCGAGGAGGCGCTGGAGACGCTCCAGGCCGAGGGCGAGAAGCGGACGGCCGAGCCGCAGCCGGACCTCAACCTGTACTTCCGCGTGCGGCTTCCGGTGGGCCTGGATGCCAATCGCATCGCGGCGGCCTTCCTCCAGCTTCCGGAGGTGGAGGCCGTCTACCGCGTGCCCGTCCCCGTGGAGCCGCCGACGGCGCCGGACTACTACTCGGTGAGCACGGGCTCGTATCAGAAGTACCAGGACGCGGCGCCCGCGGGCATCGATGGACGCTATGCCGACACCGTGGCGGGCGCGCGCGGCACCAACGTGAAGATCTGCGACGTGGAGTACAGCTTCAACGGCGCGCACGCGGACCTGGGCACGGTGACGGCGGTGGGCCCCGCCGGCGTGGACCCTTTCAACAACACCAATCACGGCACCGCGGTGGCGGGGGTGTACGGTAGCCTGTCCAACGGCGAGGGCACCACCGGCATCGCCTACAACGCGCAGAAGCTGTTCGCGTATGCCAATACGGCGTCTGGCTACAACGTGGGCGCGGCCGTGACGACCTGCGCGGCCAACATCAACGCCGGAGACGTCATCCTCATCGAGCAGCAGATCAGTGGTCCCAATGGCACCGGGAAGTACGTACCGCCCGAGTGGTACAAGCCCTGGTACGACGCCATCAAGGCGGCGGTGGCGGCGAACAAGATCGTCGTCGAGACGGCGGGCAACGGCAGCCAGAACCTGGATGACGCCATCTACTCCACCGGCAACAACGGACACTACCCGTTCCTGGCGGCCAACGACTCGGGCGCCATCCTCGTGGGCGCTGGCAAGTCGCCCGCCTGGGGCAGTACGGCGCGCACCCCCCACGACTACTCCACCTACGGTTCCACGGTGGACCTGCAGGGCTGGGGTGACAGCGTGACGACCACCGGCTACGGCGACCTCTACAGCACCGAGGGCGTCAACCGCTGGTACACCGCGACCTTCTCGGGCACCTCGAGCTCCGCGCCCGTCGTCACCGGCGCGGTGGCCAGCATCCAGGGCGCCGCCCGCGCTTCCGGGCGCGGCGTGCTCACCCCGAGCACGGTGCTCAACCTCCTCTCTGGCACCGGCACGCCGCAGGGCTCCGACCCGCGCCACATCGGCCCCCTGCCGGACCTGCGTCAGGCCCTCACGACCAATCCCATCGACCGCTCGGAGTTCTTCGTCCGGCAGACCTACCTGGATGTGCTCAAGCGCGAGCCCGACGCGGGCGGGCTCGCCAACAATGTGAGCATTTTGCAGAGCTGCAATGGGAACGCGACCTGTCTGGCCTCGAACCGCGTCGCCATCGCGCGCAACATCCTCGAATCACCGGAGAACCGCCAGCAGGACCCGGATCTGAACCCGGCCTCGTCTGGTTACAACTCGGCCTTCGTCACCCATTGCTACACGAACTTCCTGCGGCGCCAGCCGAGTGCGTCGGAAGTTTCCTTCTGGCTGAACATCTTGAACACGGGAGGTGACTACAGCGCGGTCGTCAACGGCTTCATCACCTCCACGGAGTACCGCCAGCGCTTCGGCATGCAGTAG